The following are from one region of the Nicotiana tabacum cultivar K326 chromosome 3, ASM71507v2, whole genome shotgun sequence genome:
- the LOC107789835 gene encoding uncharacterized protein LOC107789835 isoform X1: MQHVQFYFFHVLALLDSEYRLMASFLEVHHERLNEMISGGSQDLDSWTSLISEIEKTYHDDRNTICLAFDSFLSKFPLCHWNWKKYAYHEARLCNAEKAVEIFERAVESTPFSVGLWVDYCTFAVSSFEDPSDIRRLFTKGISLVGKDYFCHVLWDKYMSFEFSQEQWGFLALVYVQALRFPTKKLHKYYENFKKFVTNLEEGILHLSDDSGEVQLKELSDATLVLSSGEIAQVVKDIQDPSDDSVRLKALYKYKYGGNQLYQKACQVENKIRSFESNIQRRYFQATPLDNDELKNWHDYLDFIEKQEDFDWALKLYERCLISCANYPEFWMRYVDFMETKGGRELAMFALERATKVFSKNVPEIHLFTARYMEQIGDPDGARASFPPIIIDWDSYFIQNVTNRANMEKRLGNCTAACDIYERAIKMAVEEEKLQFLPTLYIFYYRLKHMITASVGAARDVIIDGIKRIPDCKLLYEELIRFAMAHEGTKQLSRVDSVIANAISPVSDVSQGLDIKDRESISILFLELVDLCGSISEIRMAWSRHIKLFPHFIRTNGSSKHSGTGKSSLNSFTEQRRNISNVLVNQPSKGPSSGHLIQHSKGEEAHQLPLKDGEQPDQLSAEPSLTVDNDKGTTGKQGQLSSKMEDLSGGDGSGKNELSFNPVDQSKDDTSMSMELSHDPPQQRREDLPGPMDFSYDSVPQSGDDASKSPGPVLDFKEPSRPLSLSEASQEHPSSENVRQDEDVDLEQLPTPVSLENLSLVSEEKETQGLASMHSDGLESGEQIPSSSTGRPQDPLNDGDGPASCSSPATCLFSTSAEMHPGPVTAESSQQINDTVAVPESGSSKVPAGLDQQQELQRAASQEQHLLDSQSDPQIQQVLEKATMQCQSGTSQGNIPSTQCWPLNNMPQQISMSGHHPQVSSSPVSYSQPSTPQRSVHNSQQIGPNPHYEALNQTSQDISLSENHPQVSSSHVSYSQPSTPQHSGQSSQQIGPSHHQEALSQTSQHHYQQQHLLHGQYQQHQLQLQQPHTSMQQQQMHQHPSQQLYQQHLLQQQQTLISQQQQYFQQIQSFPYSQQQFLLNQLQYLPQSQQLWQQQAQQMQPQEPQQTQQHYLQSQEQQLQQYRQSQELAYQMQQHGYQLLLHQYQVRQQGYQSMQQQQQWQQQGHFQLQEDSHLQQQYHHLEQQTDEEYNQTHQGQRVAVQHSSGTPAPESESPEISRQPHSTERSKYSVSPYRRAPAHGISPSHSTGTLASEASSFSRTNSSREK, encoded by the exons ATGCAACATGTGCAATTTTACttttttcatgttttggcattgcTTGATTCTGAATACAGACTCATGGCTTCTTTTCTTGAAGTTCATCATGAAAGACTTAACGAGATGATTTCTGGAGGGTCACAAGACCTTGATTCTTGGACCTCACTGATATCAGAGATTGAGAAAACCTACCAT GATGATAGAAATACGATTTGCTTGGCTTTTGACTCCTTTTTGTCTAAGTTTCCACTGTGCCACTGGAATTGGAAAAAATATGCCTATCACGAGGCACGACTATGCAATGCTGAAAAAGCTGTTGAAATCTTTGAGCGTGCTGTGGAATCAACACCATTTTCTGTTGGTCTGTGGGTTGACTATTGTACCTTTGCCGTGAGTTCTTTCGAGGATCCATCTGATATTCGTAG GTTGTTTACCAAAGGAATCTCCCTTGTTGGGAAGGACTACTTCTGTCATGTCTTATGGGACAAGTACATGTCCTTTGAGTTCTCGCAGGAGCAGTGGGGTTTCCTTGCTCTAGTTTATGTACAGGCTCTACGCTTCCCCACAAAGAAGTTGCATAAGTACTATGAGAA CTTTAAGAAGTTTGTAACCAATTTAGAAGAGGGGATTCTACATCTCAGTGATGACAGTGGTGAAGTACAACTAAAAGAGCTATCAGATGCAACACTTGTGTTATCGAGTGGAGAAATTGCTCAAGTTGTTAAGGATATCCAGGATCCTAGTGATGATTCAGTCAGGTTGAAAGCACTGTATAAGTACAAATATGGTGGAAATCAGCTATACCAAAAAGCATGTCAAGTAGAGAACAAAATTAGAAGTTTTGAATCAAACATCCAGAGGCGATATTTCCAGGCAACTCCTCTTGACAACGATGAGCTGAAGAACTGGCATGATTATCTCGACTTCATTGAAAAGCAAGAAGATTTTGATTGG GCCCTAAAACTTTATGAGAGGTGCTTGATATCCTGTGCCAACTACCCTGAGTTCTGGATGCGTTATGTGGATTTCATGGAGACTAAGGGCGGACGAGAGCTAGCAATGTTTGCTTTAGAACGAGCAACGAAAGTTTTCTCGAAG AATGTTCCAGAAATCCATCTTTTTACTGCTAGATATATGGAGCAAATTGGAGATCCAGATGGTGCTCGTGCTTCCTTTCCTCCTATTATTATAGATTGGGACTCCTATTTCATTCAAAATGTTACTAATCGAGCAAATATGGAAAAACGTCTG GGAAATTGCACAGCTGCTTGTGATATTTACGAAAGAGCAATTAAAATGGCAGTGGAGGAGGAGAAATTGCAATTCCTTCCTACGCTATACATTTTTTATTATCGTCTCAAACACATG ATCACTGCTAGTGTGGGGGCTGCAAGAGATGTAATAATTGATGGAATAAAGCGTATCCCTGATTGCAAACTTCTTTATGAG GAACTGATAAGATTTGCAATGGCGCATGAAGGAACTAAGCAATTGAGCAGAGTAGACTCGGTCATAGCTAATGCAATCTCTCCGGTGTCGGACGTATCCCAAGGTTTGGATATAAAAGATCGAGAGAGTATATCTATATTATTTTTGGAG TTAGTTGATCTTTGTGGTTCTATCTCTGAGATAAGAATGGCATGGAGTCGACACATCAAATTATTTCCTCACTTCATAAGGACCAATGGCTCATCGAAACACTCAGGTACTGGGAAGAGTTCACTGAACAGCTTTACTGAACAAAGGAGAAACATTTCCAATGTCTTAGTTAATCAGCCGTCAAAAGGACCAAGCTCTGGCCATTTGATCCAGCACTCCAAAGGAGAGGAGGCACATCAACTGCCGCTTAAAGATGGTGAGCAACCAGACCAGCTTTCTGCAGAGCCGTCATTAACTGTAGATAATGACAAAGGTACGACTGGTAAACAGGGACAGCTATCTTCCAAAATGGAAGATCTATCCGGTGGAGATGGCTCTGGGAAAAATGAGTTATCTTTTAACCCTGTTGATCAATCAAAGGATGATACATCGATGTCGATGGAACTAAGTCATGATCCGCCGCAGCAGAGGAGAGAAGATTTGCCTGGACCAATGGACTTCTCTTATGATTCCGTACCTCAATCTGGAGATGATGCATCCAAGTCTCCTGGGCCAGTTCTGGACTTTAAAGAGCCCTCAAGGCCCCTTTCTCTTTCAGAAGCCTCACAAGAACATCCAAGTTCAGAAAATGTCCGTCAAGATGAGGATGTTGATCTTGAACAGCTACCGACGCCGGTTTCTTTGGAGAATCTTTCCTTGGTTTCTGAGGAAAAGGAAACCCAGGGCCTTGCCTCCATGCACTCTGATGGTCTAGAAAGTGGTGAACAAATTCCCTCATCAAGCACGGGCAGACCGCAAGATCCTCTAAATGATGGAGATGGACCAGCTAGTTGTTCATCTCCAGCAACATGTCTGTTTTCCACATCAGCAGAAATGCATCCAGGTCCTGTTACTGCTGAAAGTTCACAGCAGATAAATGATACAGTCGCAGTTCCTGAAAGTGGTAGTTCAAAGGTGCCTGCAGGATTGGATCAGCAACAGGAGCTACAACGAGCTGCTTCACAAGAACAGCACTTACTTGATTCTCAGAGTGATCCGCAGATCCAACAGGTCCTGGAAAAGGCTACTATGCAGTGTCAATCAGGTACTTCTCAGGGGAATATCCCAAGTACACAATGCTGGCCATTGAATAATATGCCACAGCAGATCTCCATGTCTGGACACCATCCCCAAGTGTCTTCTTCACCTGTTTCTTATTCACAACCAAGTACACCTCAACGTTCTGTGCACAATAGCCAGCAAATTGGGCCCAATCCCCATTACGAAGCATTGAATCAAACATCACAGGACATCTCCCTATCTGAAAACCACCCTCAAGTCTCTTCCTCACATGTTTCTTATTCTCAACCAAGTACGCCGCAACATTCTGGGCAGAGTAGCCAGCAAATTGGGCCCTCACACCACCAGGAAGCATTGAGTCAAACGTCACAACACCATTACCAGCAGCAGCATCTTTTGCACGGACAGTATCAGCAGCATCAGCTCCAACTGCAGCAGCCCCACACTAGTATGCAACAGCAACAGATGCATCAACATCCAAGTCAGCAGCTGTATCAGCAGCACCTTCTTCAGCAGCAGCAAACACTTATATCGCAACAGCAACAGTATTTCCAGCAAATTCAGTCTTTCCCTTATTCACAACAGCAATTTCTCCTGAACCAGCTACAGTATTTACCGCAGTCGCAGCAGCTATGGCAACAGCAAGCACAACAGATGCAACCACAGGAACCCCAGCAAACACAGCAGCACTATCTGCAATCACAGGAGCAGCAGCTACAGCAATATCGCCAGTCACAAGAACTTGCATACCAGATGCAACAACATGGTTATCAACTACTCTTGCACCAGTACCAAGTACGTCAACAAGGATATCAGAGTatgcagcaacagcaacaatggCAACAACAGGGACATTTCCAATTACAGGAAGACAGTcacctgcagcagcaatatcatCATCTGGAGCAGCAAACAGATGAGGAATACAATCAAACCCATCAG GGCCAACGGGTCGCGGTTCAACATTCTTCGGGAACTCCTGCTCCTGAATCAGAATCACCAGAAATTTCAAGGCAACCACATTCGACAGAAAGATCTAAATATTCTGTATCCCCTTATAGGCGGGCCCCTGCTCATGGAATATCACCTTCACATAGTACTGGCACATTGGCATCAGAGGCTTCTTCATTTTCGAGGACAAATTCTTCCCGAGAGAAGTGA
- the LOC107789835 gene encoding uncharacterized protein LOC107789835 isoform X4 gives MQHVQFYFFHVLALLDSEYRLMASFLEVHHERLNEMISGGSQDLDSWTSLISEIEKTYHDDRNTICLAFDSFLSKFPLCHWNWKKYAYHEARLCNAEKAVEIFERAVESTPFSVGLWVDYCTFAVSSFEDPSDIRRLFTKGISLVGKDYFCHVLWDKYMSFEFSQEQWGFLALVYVQALRFPTKKLHKYYENFKKFVTNLEEGILHLSDDSGEVQLKELSDATLVLSSGEIAQVVKDIQDPSDDSVRLKALYKYKYGGNQLYQKACQVENKIRSFESNIQRRYFQATPLDNDELKNWHDYLDFIEKQEDFDWALKLYERCLISCANYPEFWMRYVDFMETKGGRELAMFALERATKVFSKNVPEIHLFTARYMEQIGDPDGARASFPPIIIDWDSYFIQNVTNRANMEKRLGNCTAACDIYERAIKMAVEEEKLQFLPTLYIFYYRLKHMELIRFAMAHEGTKQLSRVDSVIANAISPVSDVSQGLDIKDRESISILFLELVDLCGSISEIRMAWSRHIKLFPHFIRTNGSSKHSGTGKSSLNSFTEQRRNISNVLVNQPSKGPSSGHLIQHSKGEEAHQLPLKDGEQPDQLSAEPSLTVDNDKGTTGKQGQLSSKMEDLSGGDGSGKNELSFNPVDQSKDDTSMSMELSHDPPQQRREDLPGPMDFSYDSVPQSGDDASKSPGPVLDFKEPSRPLSLSEASQEHPSSENVRQDEDVDLEQLPTPVSLENLSLVSEEKETQGLASMHSDGLESGEQIPSSSTGRPQDPLNDGDGPASCSSPATCLFSTSAEMHPGPVTAESSQQINDTVAVPESGSSKVPAGLDQQQELQRAASQEQHLLDSQSDPQIQQVLEKATMQCQSGTSQGNIPSTQCWPLNNMPQQISMSGHHPQVSSSPVSYSQPSTPQRSVHNSQQIGPNPHYEALNQTSQDISLSENHPQVSSSHVSYSQPSTPQHSGQSSQQIGPSHHQEALSQTSQHHYQQQHLLHGQYQQHQLQLQQPHTSMQQQQMHQHPSQQLYQQHLLQQQQTLISQQQQYFQQIQSFPYSQQQFLLNQLQYLPQSQQLWQQQAQQMQPQEPQQTQQHYLQSQEQQLQQYRQSQELAYQMQQHGYQLLLHQYQVRQQGYQSMQQQQQWQQQGHFQLQEDSHLQQQYHHLEQQTDEEYNQTHQGQRVAVQHSSGTPAPESESPEISRQPHSTERSKYSVSPYRRAPAHGISPSHSTGTLASEASSFSRTNSSREK, from the exons ATGCAACATGTGCAATTTTACttttttcatgttttggcattgcTTGATTCTGAATACAGACTCATGGCTTCTTTTCTTGAAGTTCATCATGAAAGACTTAACGAGATGATTTCTGGAGGGTCACAAGACCTTGATTCTTGGACCTCACTGATATCAGAGATTGAGAAAACCTACCAT GATGATAGAAATACGATTTGCTTGGCTTTTGACTCCTTTTTGTCTAAGTTTCCACTGTGCCACTGGAATTGGAAAAAATATGCCTATCACGAGGCACGACTATGCAATGCTGAAAAAGCTGTTGAAATCTTTGAGCGTGCTGTGGAATCAACACCATTTTCTGTTGGTCTGTGGGTTGACTATTGTACCTTTGCCGTGAGTTCTTTCGAGGATCCATCTGATATTCGTAG GTTGTTTACCAAAGGAATCTCCCTTGTTGGGAAGGACTACTTCTGTCATGTCTTATGGGACAAGTACATGTCCTTTGAGTTCTCGCAGGAGCAGTGGGGTTTCCTTGCTCTAGTTTATGTACAGGCTCTACGCTTCCCCACAAAGAAGTTGCATAAGTACTATGAGAA CTTTAAGAAGTTTGTAACCAATTTAGAAGAGGGGATTCTACATCTCAGTGATGACAGTGGTGAAGTACAACTAAAAGAGCTATCAGATGCAACACTTGTGTTATCGAGTGGAGAAATTGCTCAAGTTGTTAAGGATATCCAGGATCCTAGTGATGATTCAGTCAGGTTGAAAGCACTGTATAAGTACAAATATGGTGGAAATCAGCTATACCAAAAAGCATGTCAAGTAGAGAACAAAATTAGAAGTTTTGAATCAAACATCCAGAGGCGATATTTCCAGGCAACTCCTCTTGACAACGATGAGCTGAAGAACTGGCATGATTATCTCGACTTCATTGAAAAGCAAGAAGATTTTGATTGG GCCCTAAAACTTTATGAGAGGTGCTTGATATCCTGTGCCAACTACCCTGAGTTCTGGATGCGTTATGTGGATTTCATGGAGACTAAGGGCGGACGAGAGCTAGCAATGTTTGCTTTAGAACGAGCAACGAAAGTTTTCTCGAAG AATGTTCCAGAAATCCATCTTTTTACTGCTAGATATATGGAGCAAATTGGAGATCCAGATGGTGCTCGTGCTTCCTTTCCTCCTATTATTATAGATTGGGACTCCTATTTCATTCAAAATGTTACTAATCGAGCAAATATGGAAAAACGTCTG GGAAATTGCACAGCTGCTTGTGATATTTACGAAAGAGCAATTAAAATGGCAGTGGAGGAGGAGAAATTGCAATTCCTTCCTACGCTATACATTTTTTATTATCGTCTCAAACACATG GAACTGATAAGATTTGCAATGGCGCATGAAGGAACTAAGCAATTGAGCAGAGTAGACTCGGTCATAGCTAATGCAATCTCTCCGGTGTCGGACGTATCCCAAGGTTTGGATATAAAAGATCGAGAGAGTATATCTATATTATTTTTGGAG TTAGTTGATCTTTGTGGTTCTATCTCTGAGATAAGAATGGCATGGAGTCGACACATCAAATTATTTCCTCACTTCATAAGGACCAATGGCTCATCGAAACACTCAGGTACTGGGAAGAGTTCACTGAACAGCTTTACTGAACAAAGGAGAAACATTTCCAATGTCTTAGTTAATCAGCCGTCAAAAGGACCAAGCTCTGGCCATTTGATCCAGCACTCCAAAGGAGAGGAGGCACATCAACTGCCGCTTAAAGATGGTGAGCAACCAGACCAGCTTTCTGCAGAGCCGTCATTAACTGTAGATAATGACAAAGGTACGACTGGTAAACAGGGACAGCTATCTTCCAAAATGGAAGATCTATCCGGTGGAGATGGCTCTGGGAAAAATGAGTTATCTTTTAACCCTGTTGATCAATCAAAGGATGATACATCGATGTCGATGGAACTAAGTCATGATCCGCCGCAGCAGAGGAGAGAAGATTTGCCTGGACCAATGGACTTCTCTTATGATTCCGTACCTCAATCTGGAGATGATGCATCCAAGTCTCCTGGGCCAGTTCTGGACTTTAAAGAGCCCTCAAGGCCCCTTTCTCTTTCAGAAGCCTCACAAGAACATCCAAGTTCAGAAAATGTCCGTCAAGATGAGGATGTTGATCTTGAACAGCTACCGACGCCGGTTTCTTTGGAGAATCTTTCCTTGGTTTCTGAGGAAAAGGAAACCCAGGGCCTTGCCTCCATGCACTCTGATGGTCTAGAAAGTGGTGAACAAATTCCCTCATCAAGCACGGGCAGACCGCAAGATCCTCTAAATGATGGAGATGGACCAGCTAGTTGTTCATCTCCAGCAACATGTCTGTTTTCCACATCAGCAGAAATGCATCCAGGTCCTGTTACTGCTGAAAGTTCACAGCAGATAAATGATACAGTCGCAGTTCCTGAAAGTGGTAGTTCAAAGGTGCCTGCAGGATTGGATCAGCAACAGGAGCTACAACGAGCTGCTTCACAAGAACAGCACTTACTTGATTCTCAGAGTGATCCGCAGATCCAACAGGTCCTGGAAAAGGCTACTATGCAGTGTCAATCAGGTACTTCTCAGGGGAATATCCCAAGTACACAATGCTGGCCATTGAATAATATGCCACAGCAGATCTCCATGTCTGGACACCATCCCCAAGTGTCTTCTTCACCTGTTTCTTATTCACAACCAAGTACACCTCAACGTTCTGTGCACAATAGCCAGCAAATTGGGCCCAATCCCCATTACGAAGCATTGAATCAAACATCACAGGACATCTCCCTATCTGAAAACCACCCTCAAGTCTCTTCCTCACATGTTTCTTATTCTCAACCAAGTACGCCGCAACATTCTGGGCAGAGTAGCCAGCAAATTGGGCCCTCACACCACCAGGAAGCATTGAGTCAAACGTCACAACACCATTACCAGCAGCAGCATCTTTTGCACGGACAGTATCAGCAGCATCAGCTCCAACTGCAGCAGCCCCACACTAGTATGCAACAGCAACAGATGCATCAACATCCAAGTCAGCAGCTGTATCAGCAGCACCTTCTTCAGCAGCAGCAAACACTTATATCGCAACAGCAACAGTATTTCCAGCAAATTCAGTCTTTCCCTTATTCACAACAGCAATTTCTCCTGAACCAGCTACAGTATTTACCGCAGTCGCAGCAGCTATGGCAACAGCAAGCACAACAGATGCAACCACAGGAACCCCAGCAAACACAGCAGCACTATCTGCAATCACAGGAGCAGCAGCTACAGCAATATCGCCAGTCACAAGAACTTGCATACCAGATGCAACAACATGGTTATCAACTACTCTTGCACCAGTACCAAGTACGTCAACAAGGATATCAGAGTatgcagcaacagcaacaatggCAACAACAGGGACATTTCCAATTACAGGAAGACAGTcacctgcagcagcaatatcatCATCTGGAGCAGCAAACAGATGAGGAATACAATCAAACCCATCAG GGCCAACGGGTCGCGGTTCAACATTCTTCGGGAACTCCTGCTCCTGAATCAGAATCACCAGAAATTTCAAGGCAACCACATTCGACAGAAAGATCTAAATATTCTGTATCCCCTTATAGGCGGGCCCCTGCTCATGGAATATCACCTTCACATAGTACTGGCACATTGGCATCAGAGGCTTCTTCATTTTCGAGGACAAATTCTTCCCGAGAGAAGTGA